In a single window of the Aminomonas paucivorans DSM 12260 genome:
- a CDS encoding anthranilate synthase component I family protein — translation MESRAETRGAARPGPRREAEGFLFRPLRGNLDPLEAGRRLRARCEGALLLERAAVEGEPGYAVAAARPDRTFTVRGGRMEETDRTGQVLFRGTPQDLFPRVETYLGPRTEGVWGLPFPAVSGYLGYGMSGVFEELFRGTRSLRPAREPDAVLRGYPSLAIRDGGTGRWTLIHRRNPEEAEETGHRELDLLEAVLTSPLPPEESVPRTLGAPRSDASPERFREMVHSGRDLVHDGDLCQVVLSRRLTLETDLSPEGIYGALRDANPSPYLFLLDLGDFRLVGSSPETQLRVRGRRVVSRPLAGTRPRGSTPEEDRHRETELHEDEKERAEHLMLVDLARNDLGRVCETGSVTVPELMETERFSRVMHLVSQVEGRLREDTSPLEALAASFPAGTVSGAPKVRAMERIEELEASPRGPYAGALVFLDPCGDLDSCIALRTLLHRDGVVEVRTGAGVVADSTPEGELAETGHKAEALLRALRAAAGEEVVR, via the coding sequence ATGGAGAGCAGAGCGGAGACGAGAGGAGCGGCAAGGCCCGGGCCCCGGAGGGAGGCGGAAGGATTCCTCTTCCGCCCCCTGCGGGGGAACCTGGACCCCCTGGAGGCGGGAAGAAGGCTTCGGGCCCGATGCGAGGGGGCCCTGCTCCTGGAGCGGGCGGCAGTGGAGGGAGAACCGGGCTACGCCGTGGCGGCGGCCCGTCCGGACCGGACTTTCACGGTCCGCGGGGGAAGGATGGAGGAAACGGACCGGACGGGACAGGTCCTCTTCCGGGGGACCCCGCAAGATCTCTTCCCCCGGGTGGAGACCTACCTGGGCCCCCGGACGGAAGGGGTGTGGGGACTCCCCTTCCCGGCGGTTTCGGGCTATCTGGGTTACGGCATGTCCGGGGTCTTCGAGGAACTCTTCCGGGGAACCCGGTCCCTTCGCCCCGCCCGGGAGCCCGACGCGGTGCTCCGGGGATACCCCTCCCTGGCGATCCGGGACGGAGGGACGGGGCGCTGGACCCTGATCCACCGGAGAAACCCGGAGGAGGCCGAGGAGACGGGACATCGGGAGCTGGACCTCCTGGAGGCCGTCCTGACGTCCCCCCTCCCCCCGGAGGAATCGGTTCCCCGGACCCTGGGGGCGCCCCGGTCCGACGCCTCCCCGGAGCGGTTTCGGGAGATGGTGCATTCCGGTCGAGACCTGGTGCACGATGGAGACCTGTGCCAGGTGGTGCTCTCCCGCCGCCTGACCCTGGAGACGGACCTGAGCCCCGAGGGGATCTACGGAGCCCTCCGGGACGCCAACCCCTCCCCCTACCTGTTCCTGCTGGACCTGGGGGACTTCCGGCTGGTGGGGTCCTCCCCGGAGACCCAGCTTCGGGTACGGGGGCGTCGGGTGGTCTCCCGTCCCTTGGCGGGAACCCGCCCCCGGGGTTCGACCCCGGAGGAGGACCGGCACCGGGAGACGGAACTCCACGAGGACGAGAAGGAGCGGGCGGAGCACCTGATGCTGGTGGATCTGGCCCGAAACGACCTGGGCCGGGTCTGCGAGACCGGCTCCGTGACGGTGCCGGAACTCATGGAGACGGAGCGCTTCTCCCGGGTGATGCACCTGGTCTCCCAGGTGGAGGGACGCCTTCGGGAGGACACGAGCCCTCTGGAGGCCCTGGCGGCCTCCTTCCCTGCGGGCACCGTGTCCGGAGCCCCCAAGGTACGGGCCATGGAGCGCATCGAGGAACTGGAGGCATCCCCCCGGGGGCCCTATGCGGGGGCCCTGGTCTTCCTGGACCCCTGCGGGGACCTGGACAGCTGCATCGCTCTGCGCACCCTGCTGCACCGGGACGGGGTCGTGGAGGTGCGCACCGGCGCGGGGGTGGTGGCGGACTCCACCCCGGAGGGAGAGCTGGCGGAGACGGGGCACAAGGCGGAGGCACTGCTGCGGGCCCTGCGGGCGGCGGCGGGAGAGGAGGTCGTCCGATGA
- a CDS encoding anthranilate synthase component II: MILLVDHRDSFTHNLAQLLASLEEVRVLPADRATPDVLETLRPAGVVLSPGPGGPEEVPGTLGLVRAAAGQVPLLGVCLGHQAIAAAFGASVGRAPKPLHGKTSPVRHRGRGILEGLPDPFRAVRYHSLAVDPATLPEELEVTARADDGVVMGLQHRTWPVFGVQFHPESILAEGGRRLLENFCRCTGREGTGR, from the coding sequence ATGATCCTGCTGGTGGACCATCGGGATTCCTTCACCCACAACCTGGCCCAGCTTCTGGCCTCCCTGGAGGAGGTCCGGGTGCTCCCGGCAGACCGGGCGACCCCGGACGTCCTGGAGACCCTGCGTCCTGCGGGGGTCGTCCTCTCCCCCGGGCCGGGGGGTCCCGAAGAGGTCCCCGGAACCCTGGGGCTGGTACGAGCCGCGGCGGGACAGGTCCCCCTCCTGGGGGTCTGTCTGGGACACCAGGCCATCGCCGCCGCCTTCGGGGCCTCCGTGGGCCGGGCCCCCAAACCCCTCCACGGCAAGACCTCTCCGGTGCGCCACCGGGGCCGGGGGATCCTGGAGGGACTGCCCGATCCCTTCCGGGCAGTCCGCTACCACTCCCTGGCGGTGGACCCCGCCACCCTGCCCGAGGAACTGGAGGTCACCGCCCGGGCGGATGACGGGGTGGTGATGGGGCTGCAGCACCGGACCTGGCCGGTCTTCGGGGTGCAGTTCCACCCCGAGTCGATCCTGGCGGAGGGGGGACGGAGGCTGCTGGAGAACTTCTGTCGATGCACCGGAAGGGAGGGGACGGGACGATGA